The Triticum aestivum cultivar Chinese Spring chromosome 7B, IWGSC CS RefSeq v2.1, whole genome shotgun sequence genome window below encodes:
- the LOC123161573 gene encoding probable hexosyltransferase MUCI70 gives MARRGKGGGGGGGVGDAAWRRGPARPRLLLVSAVAWALLLLAFHLWSCASPAAYFLSALCGKDSQVVHALDPTGDPSKPLHRCLIPVEDDPDAVVVPKRTPNEIVKKLSYITVDKRDKVSPPLFGGRQTWKQREESFKLNATMKVHCGFMKNSGADMDAVDVEYIEKCKFVVASGIFDGYDVPHQPSNISLRSQKLFCFLMVVDEVSFDFIEQNVTVKVDSAGGKWVGIWRLVTLHRPPFDEPRRNGKVPKILTHRLFPQAWYSIWIDGKMELMVDPLLILERYLWRGKYTFAVAIHKHHRSIYEEGDAIKRRKRYARPLVDLQMKIYRHEGMEPWDEKKRMPSDIPEGAVLIREHTMITDLFSCLWFNEVNLFTPRDQLSFGYVAHRLGDALKFFMFPNCEYNSLFILHRHTREHSSKVEWAKTIDEILKKGLKESRGGLGLWTPYPADLSSVELPTVKRTSQAS, from the exons atggcgaggcgaggcaaagggggcggcggcggcggcggggtaggGGACGCGGCGTGGCGCAGGGGGCCGGCGCGGCCGCGGCTCCTGCTCGTCTCCGCCGTGGCCTGGGCGCTGCTCCTCCTCGCCTTCCACCTCTGGTCCTGCGCCTCCCCCGCCGCCTACTTCCTCTCAG CGCTCTGTGGAAAAGACAGTCAAGTTGTCCACGCCTTGGACCCGACAGGAGACCCGTCCAAACCCCTCCACC GCTGCTTGATACCTGTCGAGGATGATCCAGACGCTGTCGTCGTTCCAAAGAGGACTCCCAATGAGATCGTGAAGAAGCTGTCGTACATCACGGTTGACAAGCGGGACAAAGTTTCTCCGCCGCTGTTCGGAGGACGTCAAACCTGGAAGCAGAGGGAGGAAAGCTTTAAACTGAACGCTACCATGAAG GTGCACTGTGGATTTATGAAAAACAGTGGTGCAGATATGGATGCTGTTGATGTCGAGTACATAGAGAAATGCAAATTCGTGGTTGCCTCGGGTATTTTTGATGGCTATGACGTTCCTCATCAGCCATCAAATATTAGCCTTCGCTCTCAAAAGTTGTTCTGCTTCTTGATGGTGGTCGATGAGGTGTCCTTTGACTTCATTGAACAGAATGTCACTGTCAAAGTTGACAGCGCAGGAGGGAAATGGGTTGGTATATGGCGACTTGTAACATTGCACCGCCCTCCATTTGATGAACCTAGAAGGAATGGAAAAGTACCAAAGATATTGACGCATAGGCTATTTCCTCAAGCCTGGTATAGCATTTGGATTGACGGGAAAATGGAGCTTATGGTTGATCCGCTGCTTATTCTTGAAAG ATATCTCTGGCGGGGCAAATACACATTTGCAGTGGCTATCCATAAGCATCATAGAAGCATATATGAGGAGGGTGATGCAATCAAACGAAGGAAGCGATATGCTCGGCCTTTGGTTGATCTTCAGATGAAGATATACCGCCACGAGGGAATGGAGCCTTGGGACGAAAAGAAAAGGATGCCCAGTG ACATACCAGAAGGAGCGGTGCTGATCAGGGAGCACACGATGATAACGGACCTGTTCAGCTGCCTCTGGTTCAACGAAGTCAACCTCTTCACGCCCCGTGACCAGCTCAGCTTCGGCTACGTGGCCCATCGGCTCGGAGACGCTCTCAAGTTCTTCATGTTCCCCAACTGCGAGTACAACTCCTTGTTCATCCTGCACAGACACACGAGGGAGCACTCGTCGAAGGTGGAGTGGGCCAAGACGATCGACGAGATTTTGAAGAAGGGACTGAAGGAGAGCAGGGGAGGGCTGGGGCTGTGGACTCCGTACCCCGCAGACCTCAGCTCCGTCGAGCTCCCCACCGTAAAAAGAACTTCGCAGGCAAGCTAG